One genomic window of Struthio camelus isolate bStrCam1 chromosome 1, bStrCam1.hap1, whole genome shotgun sequence includes the following:
- the LOC138061204 gene encoding uncharacterized protein isoform X4, producing the protein MKKCVCNGEVKIISEMSSVFTFQAALCALVILEAHSDVTTIDKRVCDSVIFDLDCPRLDQLSRITWYKGNMSLKHWTRGDTVVSQRIHVFPNGALGIRSVGKEDAGWYTAMVCNSSEHLLYQRIFQLRVHAEHLVRRLVGDCFTFDLNCLLPDRYIHITWKKDEQRVARMRGQRINVSVNYRNRARAFPNGSLTLCPMQWEDKGKYVAEIFDQDGVHLQHEIINLELNKMETFKETTEFIGGSMFLSLTEMKLRHFQAVWKKENTEIARKNGFHFWYHEDYVKRSEIVSDYSLRLDRIQESDHGNYSIEVSDRDGRTLYKSTIRVKVEQKETSRRNYVQLLFYSLITSQAVVIIIILVGLIWHFKKYKDKSVWIRVSSFRHVSSSLTERDNPEKLEEMDKNSPCSQNDENSSVQGLDGTNSTEQRSEGLLSSDKEANPAIAESSYAQQTTYFLASTFQGAGKARKWSEDEFTSYASVK; encoded by the exons ATGAAGAAGTGTGTATGTAATGGCGAAGTAAAGATAATTTCTGAAATGTCATCTGTTTTCACCTTCCAGGCTGCCTTGTGTGCGCTTGTTATTCTTGAAG CTCACAGTGACGTGACAACAATAGACAAGAGAGTGTGTGACTCCGTTATTTTTGATCTTGACTGTCCCCGGTTGGACCAGCTCTCTCGGATCACTTGGTACAAGGGAAATATGTCCTTAAAGCACTGGACACGTGGCGACACAGTGGTCAGCCAACGGATTCACGTCTTTCCTAATGGGGCGTTAGGGATTCGCAGTGTAGGGAAAGAGGATGCGGGGTGGTACACGGCGATGGTGTGCAACAGCTCTGAGCACCTCCTTTACCAAAGAATATTTCAGCTACGTGTACACG CAGAGCACCTTGTCAGAAGACTTGTCGGTGACTGCTTTACTTTTGACCTGAACTGCCTGCTGCCAGACAGGTACATCCATATCACCTGGAAGAAAGATGAGCAGCGAGTGGCCAGGATGAGAGGGCAGAGAATAAACGTTTCTGTGAACTACCGCAACAGAGCCCGTGCGTTCCCGAACGgcagcctgactctgtgccccatGCAATGGGAGGACAAGGGCAAGTATGTGGCGGAAATATTTGATCAGGATGGTGTGCATTTGCAACATGAAATTATTAACCTGGAACTGAACA AAATGGAAACGTTTAAAGAAACCACAGAATTTATTGGTGGATCCATGTTCTTGAGCTTAACAGAGATGAAGTTGAGACACTTCCAGGcagtctggaaaaaagaaaacacagaaatcgCTCGGAAAAATGGCTTTCATTTTTGGTACCATGAGGACTACGTTAAGAGGTCTGAGATCGTGTCTGATTACAGTCTCAGACTAGACAGGATTCAGGAAAGTGACCATGGCAATTATTCTATAGAAGTGAGTGACAGAGATGGGAGAACATTATATAAAAGCACCATTCGTGTGAAAGTTG AGCAAAAGGAGACATCCAGAAGAAATTATGTTCAATTACTGTTCTACAGTCTCATAACATCACAGGCAGTTGTAATTATTATTATCTTGGTTGGGCTGATATGGCATTTTAAGAAGTACAAAGACAAGTCAG TGTGGATAAGAGTGTCAAGCTTTCGGCATGTGAGTTCAAGCCTAACAGAGAGAGATAATCCTGAGAAACTTGAAGAAATGGATAAAAACAGTCCTTGTTCAC aaAATGATGAAAACTCTAGTGTGCAGGGACTAGACGGTACAAACTCCACGGAGCAAAGAAGTGAAGGTTTACTGAGCAGCGACAAAGAGGCTAACCCAGCAATAGCTGAAAGCTCCTACGCTCAGCAGACTACATATTTTCTTGCGTCCACATTTCAAG GAGCTGGAAAGGCACGGAAATGGAGTGAAGATGAGTTTACCTCGTATGCTTCTGTCAAGTAG
- the LOC138061204 gene encoding uncharacterized protein isoform X3, with amino-acid sequence MKKCVCNGEVKIISEMSSVFTFQAALCALVILEAHSDVTTIDKRVCDSVIFDLDCPRLDQLSRITWYKGNMSLKHWTRGDTVVSQRIHVFPNGALGIRSVGKEDAGWYTAMVCNSSEHLLYQRIFQLRVHAEHLVRRLVGDCFTFDLNCLLPDRYIHITWKKDEQRVARMRGQRINVSVNYRNRARAFPNGSLTLCPMQWEDKEMETFKETTEFIGGSMFLSLTEMKLRHFQAVWKKENTEIARKNGFHFWYHEDYVKRSEIVSDYSLRLDRIQESDHGNYSIEVSDRDGRTLYKSTIRVKVEQKETSRRNYVQLLFYSLITSQAVVIIIILVGLIWHFKKYKDKSVWIRVSSFRHVSSSLTERDNPEKLEEMDKNSPCSQNDENSSVQGLDGTNSTEQRSEGLLSSDKEANPAIAESSYAQQTTYFLASTFQDGERLKLPDLNSMKAGEPPASVGEVCVASDFENSPPGSEDSILPEFDHPLPPMSDGCLSPEFDHCSPPGSEDLKEDDYVAMHDIVFVSAGAGKARKWSEDEFTSYASVK; translated from the exons ATGAAGAAGTGTGTATGTAATGGCGAAGTAAAGATAATTTCTGAAATGTCATCTGTTTTCACCTTCCAGGCTGCCTTGTGTGCGCTTGTTATTCTTGAAG CTCACAGTGACGTGACAACAATAGACAAGAGAGTGTGTGACTCCGTTATTTTTGATCTTGACTGTCCCCGGTTGGACCAGCTCTCTCGGATCACTTGGTACAAGGGAAATATGTCCTTAAAGCACTGGACACGTGGCGACACAGTGGTCAGCCAACGGATTCACGTCTTTCCTAATGGGGCGTTAGGGATTCGCAGTGTAGGGAAAGAGGATGCGGGGTGGTACACGGCGATGGTGTGCAACAGCTCTGAGCACCTCCTTTACCAAAGAATATTTCAGCTACGTGTACACG CAGAGCACCTTGTCAGAAGACTTGTCGGTGACTGCTTTACTTTTGACCTGAACTGCCTGCTGCCAGACAGGTACATCCATATCACCTGGAAGAAAGATGAGCAGCGAGTGGCCAGGATGAGAGGGCAGAGAATAAACGTTTCTGTGAACTACCGCAACAGAGCCCGTGCGTTCCCGAACGgcagcctgactctgtgccccatGCAATGGGAGGACAAGG AAATGGAAACGTTTAAAGAAACCACAGAATTTATTGGTGGATCCATGTTCTTGAGCTTAACAGAGATGAAGTTGAGACACTTCCAGGcagtctggaaaaaagaaaacacagaaatcgCTCGGAAAAATGGCTTTCATTTTTGGTACCATGAGGACTACGTTAAGAGGTCTGAGATCGTGTCTGATTACAGTCTCAGACTAGACAGGATTCAGGAAAGTGACCATGGCAATTATTCTATAGAAGTGAGTGACAGAGATGGGAGAACATTATATAAAAGCACCATTCGTGTGAAAGTTG AGCAAAAGGAGACATCCAGAAGAAATTATGTTCAATTACTGTTCTACAGTCTCATAACATCACAGGCAGTTGTAATTATTATTATCTTGGTTGGGCTGATATGGCATTTTAAGAAGTACAAAGACAAGTCAG TGTGGATAAGAGTGTCAAGCTTTCGGCATGTGAGTTCAAGCCTAACAGAGAGAGATAATCCTGAGAAACTTGAAGAAATGGATAAAAACAGTCCTTGTTCAC aaAATGATGAAAACTCTAGTGTGCAGGGACTAGACGGTACAAACTCCACGGAGCAAAGAAGTGAAGGTTTACTGAGCAGCGACAAAGAGGCTAACCCAGCAATAGCTGAAAGCTCCTACGCTCAGCAGACTACATATTTTCTTGCGTCCACATTTCAAG ATGGAGAAAGACTCAAATTGCCAGACCTCAATAGTATGAAAGCTGGAGAGCCTCCTGCTTCAGTTGGTGAAGTGTGTGTTGCCTCAGACTTTGAGAACAGCCCTCCAGGATCTGAGGACAGCATTCTTCCAGAATTTGATCACCCTCTTCCCCCAATGTCTGATGGGTGCCTTTCTCCAGAATTTGATCACTGCAGTCCTCCAGGGTCTGAGGATTTGAAGGAAGATGACTATGTTGCTATGCATGATATAGTCTTTGTCTCTGCAGGAGCTGGAAAGGCACGGAAATGGAGTGAAGATGAGTTTACCTCGTATGCTTCTGTCAAGTAG
- the LOC138061204 gene encoding uncharacterized protein isoform X1 — translation MKKCVCNGEVKIISEMSSVFTFQAALCALVILEAHSDVTTIDKRVCDSVIFDLDCPRLDQLSRITWYKGNMSLKHWTRGDTVVSQRIHVFPNGALGIRSVGKEDAGWYTAMVCNSSEHLLYQRIFQLRVHAEHLVRRLVGDCFTFDLNCLLPDRYIHITWKKDEQRVARMRGQRINVSVNYRNRARAFPNGSLTLCPMQWEDKGKYVAEIFDQDGVHLQHEIINLELNKMETFKETTEFIGGSMFLSLTEMKLRHFQAVWKKENTEIARKNGFHFWYHEDYVKRSEIVSDYSLRLDRIQESDHGNYSIEVSDRDGRTLYKSTIRVKVEQKETSRRNYVQLLFYSLITSQAVVIIIILVGLIWHFKKYKDKSVWIRVSSFRHVSSSLTERDNPEKLEEMDKNSPCSQNDENSSVQGLDGTNSTEQRSEGLLSSDKEANPAIAESSYAQQTTYFLASTFQDGERLKLPDLNSMKAGEPPASVGEVCVASDFENSPPGSEDSILPEFDHPLPPMSDGCLSPEFDHCSPPGSEDLKEDDYVAMHDIVFVSAGAGKARKWSEDEFTSYASVK, via the exons ATGAAGAAGTGTGTATGTAATGGCGAAGTAAAGATAATTTCTGAAATGTCATCTGTTTTCACCTTCCAGGCTGCCTTGTGTGCGCTTGTTATTCTTGAAG CTCACAGTGACGTGACAACAATAGACAAGAGAGTGTGTGACTCCGTTATTTTTGATCTTGACTGTCCCCGGTTGGACCAGCTCTCTCGGATCACTTGGTACAAGGGAAATATGTCCTTAAAGCACTGGACACGTGGCGACACAGTGGTCAGCCAACGGATTCACGTCTTTCCTAATGGGGCGTTAGGGATTCGCAGTGTAGGGAAAGAGGATGCGGGGTGGTACACGGCGATGGTGTGCAACAGCTCTGAGCACCTCCTTTACCAAAGAATATTTCAGCTACGTGTACACG CAGAGCACCTTGTCAGAAGACTTGTCGGTGACTGCTTTACTTTTGACCTGAACTGCCTGCTGCCAGACAGGTACATCCATATCACCTGGAAGAAAGATGAGCAGCGAGTGGCCAGGATGAGAGGGCAGAGAATAAACGTTTCTGTGAACTACCGCAACAGAGCCCGTGCGTTCCCGAACGgcagcctgactctgtgccccatGCAATGGGAGGACAAGGGCAAGTATGTGGCGGAAATATTTGATCAGGATGGTGTGCATTTGCAACATGAAATTATTAACCTGGAACTGAACA AAATGGAAACGTTTAAAGAAACCACAGAATTTATTGGTGGATCCATGTTCTTGAGCTTAACAGAGATGAAGTTGAGACACTTCCAGGcagtctggaaaaaagaaaacacagaaatcgCTCGGAAAAATGGCTTTCATTTTTGGTACCATGAGGACTACGTTAAGAGGTCTGAGATCGTGTCTGATTACAGTCTCAGACTAGACAGGATTCAGGAAAGTGACCATGGCAATTATTCTATAGAAGTGAGTGACAGAGATGGGAGAACATTATATAAAAGCACCATTCGTGTGAAAGTTG AGCAAAAGGAGACATCCAGAAGAAATTATGTTCAATTACTGTTCTACAGTCTCATAACATCACAGGCAGTTGTAATTATTATTATCTTGGTTGGGCTGATATGGCATTTTAAGAAGTACAAAGACAAGTCAG TGTGGATAAGAGTGTCAAGCTTTCGGCATGTGAGTTCAAGCCTAACAGAGAGAGATAATCCTGAGAAACTTGAAGAAATGGATAAAAACAGTCCTTGTTCAC aaAATGATGAAAACTCTAGTGTGCAGGGACTAGACGGTACAAACTCCACGGAGCAAAGAAGTGAAGGTTTACTGAGCAGCGACAAAGAGGCTAACCCAGCAATAGCTGAAAGCTCCTACGCTCAGCAGACTACATATTTTCTTGCGTCCACATTTCAAG ATGGAGAAAGACTCAAATTGCCAGACCTCAATAGTATGAAAGCTGGAGAGCCTCCTGCTTCAGTTGGTGAAGTGTGTGTTGCCTCAGACTTTGAGAACAGCCCTCCAGGATCTGAGGACAGCATTCTTCCAGAATTTGATCACCCTCTTCCCCCAATGTCTGATGGGTGCCTTTCTCCAGAATTTGATCACTGCAGTCCTCCAGGGTCTGAGGATTTGAAGGAAGATGACTATGTTGCTATGCATGATATAGTCTTTGTCTCTGCAGGAGCTGGAAAGGCACGGAAATGGAGTGAAGATGAGTTTACCTCGTATGCTTCTGTCAAGTAG
- the LOC138061204 gene encoding uncharacterized protein isoform X2 — MKKCVCNGEVKIISEMSSVFTFQAALCALVILEAHSDVTTIDKRVCDSVIFDLDCPRLDQLSRITWYKGNMSLKHWTRGDTVVSQRIHVFPNGALGIRSVGKEDAGWYTAMVCNSSEHLLYQRIFQLRVHEHLVRRLVGDCFTFDLNCLLPDRYIHITWKKDEQRVARMRGQRINVSVNYRNRARAFPNGSLTLCPMQWEDKGKYVAEIFDQDGVHLQHEIINLELNKMETFKETTEFIGGSMFLSLTEMKLRHFQAVWKKENTEIARKNGFHFWYHEDYVKRSEIVSDYSLRLDRIQESDHGNYSIEVSDRDGRTLYKSTIRVKVEQKETSRRNYVQLLFYSLITSQAVVIIIILVGLIWHFKKYKDKSVWIRVSSFRHVSSSLTERDNPEKLEEMDKNSPCSQNDENSSVQGLDGTNSTEQRSEGLLSSDKEANPAIAESSYAQQTTYFLASTFQDGERLKLPDLNSMKAGEPPASVGEVCVASDFENSPPGSEDSILPEFDHPLPPMSDGCLSPEFDHCSPPGSEDLKEDDYVAMHDIVFVSAGAGKARKWSEDEFTSYASVK, encoded by the exons ATGAAGAAGTGTGTATGTAATGGCGAAGTAAAGATAATTTCTGAAATGTCATCTGTTTTCACCTTCCAGGCTGCCTTGTGTGCGCTTGTTATTCTTGAAG CTCACAGTGACGTGACAACAATAGACAAGAGAGTGTGTGACTCCGTTATTTTTGATCTTGACTGTCCCCGGTTGGACCAGCTCTCTCGGATCACTTGGTACAAGGGAAATATGTCCTTAAAGCACTGGACACGTGGCGACACAGTGGTCAGCCAACGGATTCACGTCTTTCCTAATGGGGCGTTAGGGATTCGCAGTGTAGGGAAAGAGGATGCGGGGTGGTACACGGCGATGGTGTGCAACAGCTCTGAGCACCTCCTTTACCAAAGAATATTTCAGCTACGTGTACACG AGCACCTTGTCAGAAGACTTGTCGGTGACTGCTTTACTTTTGACCTGAACTGCCTGCTGCCAGACAGGTACATCCATATCACCTGGAAGAAAGATGAGCAGCGAGTGGCCAGGATGAGAGGGCAGAGAATAAACGTTTCTGTGAACTACCGCAACAGAGCCCGTGCGTTCCCGAACGgcagcctgactctgtgccccatGCAATGGGAGGACAAGGGCAAGTATGTGGCGGAAATATTTGATCAGGATGGTGTGCATTTGCAACATGAAATTATTAACCTGGAACTGAACA AAATGGAAACGTTTAAAGAAACCACAGAATTTATTGGTGGATCCATGTTCTTGAGCTTAACAGAGATGAAGTTGAGACACTTCCAGGcagtctggaaaaaagaaaacacagaaatcgCTCGGAAAAATGGCTTTCATTTTTGGTACCATGAGGACTACGTTAAGAGGTCTGAGATCGTGTCTGATTACAGTCTCAGACTAGACAGGATTCAGGAAAGTGACCATGGCAATTATTCTATAGAAGTGAGTGACAGAGATGGGAGAACATTATATAAAAGCACCATTCGTGTGAAAGTTG AGCAAAAGGAGACATCCAGAAGAAATTATGTTCAATTACTGTTCTACAGTCTCATAACATCACAGGCAGTTGTAATTATTATTATCTTGGTTGGGCTGATATGGCATTTTAAGAAGTACAAAGACAAGTCAG TGTGGATAAGAGTGTCAAGCTTTCGGCATGTGAGTTCAAGCCTAACAGAGAGAGATAATCCTGAGAAACTTGAAGAAATGGATAAAAACAGTCCTTGTTCAC aaAATGATGAAAACTCTAGTGTGCAGGGACTAGACGGTACAAACTCCACGGAGCAAAGAAGTGAAGGTTTACTGAGCAGCGACAAAGAGGCTAACCCAGCAATAGCTGAAAGCTCCTACGCTCAGCAGACTACATATTTTCTTGCGTCCACATTTCAAG ATGGAGAAAGACTCAAATTGCCAGACCTCAATAGTATGAAAGCTGGAGAGCCTCCTGCTTCAGTTGGTGAAGTGTGTGTTGCCTCAGACTTTGAGAACAGCCCTCCAGGATCTGAGGACAGCATTCTTCCAGAATTTGATCACCCTCTTCCCCCAATGTCTGATGGGTGCCTTTCTCCAGAATTTGATCACTGCAGTCCTCCAGGGTCTGAGGATTTGAAGGAAGATGACTATGTTGCTATGCATGATATAGTCTTTGTCTCTGCAGGAGCTGGAAAGGCACGGAAATGGAGTGAAGATGAGTTTACCTCGTATGCTTCTGTCAAGTAG